In one Nicotiana tomentosiformis chromosome 6, ASM39032v3, whole genome shotgun sequence genomic region, the following are encoded:
- the LOC138894364 gene encoding uncharacterized protein, translating to MESTGTSQANRKHHSVHKASRRFNLASVTTRGEILLPTNAEGVMKMTLFEVVDSDMGYNIILGRPRIHEIKVVTSTYHQLLKFPTLEGVKKIKGDQPTTRNMNAISVSSSKGDHLTHLQETFDILRKHNMKLNLKKCAFGVSSGKFLGFLVSQRGIEVNPNKIKAIEDIPNQLSNAKEVQRLTGRLTALSRYISRSLEKCHHFFSLLKKKNNFEWTPKCRHALKDLKRYLSSPPLLSKPEEGKKLLIYLAVSEVAVSAVLVHEDEGMQSPKEIAYDNGPQFIAAKLAKFLEDLKIKRITYSPYHPSANGQVESTNKLIIQNLKKRLETAKCKWPEELPGVLWAYRTTTKSSMGETPFSLVYEAEALIPVEVGEPTLRYFRVDEEANNEALLVRLELLDERRDLAYIRMAAQKQRTKRYYNRRANLRYFKVGDLVLRKVTQNTQVLNVRKLGPTWEGPYRVSAVIGKGSYELKNHDGVKLSSY from the exons ATGGAGAGTACTGGAACAAGCCAAGCTAACCGGAAGCATCATTCTGTCCACAAAGCTTCTCGCCGGTTTAACTTAGCTagcgtgacaacccgaggggAGATTCTACTGCCCACGAATGCTGAAGGGGTAATGAAGATGACCTTGTTTGAAGTAGTAGACAGCGATATGGGCTACaacattattcttggaagaccacgGATACACGAGATAAAGGTTGTGACGTCAACATACCATCAACTTCTGAAATTTCCAACTCTAGAGggagttaaaaaaataaaaggagatCAACCGACGACAAGGAATATGAACGCGATTTCAGTTTCTAGTAGCAAAG gtgatcatcttacACATCtccaagaaacctttgacatcctaaggaagcacaacatgaagcttaacctcaaaaaatgtgcattcggagtcagCTCCGGTAAGTTTTTGGGGttcctggtgtcacaaaggggCATCGAAGTCAATCCTaataaaattaaagccatcgagGATATTCCGAATCAGCTATCAAATGCGAAAGAGGTTCAGAGGTTAACAGGGAGACTGACCGCTTTAAGCAGGTACATTTCTCGGTCTTTAGAAAAATgccatcacttcttctcacttctgaaaaagaagaacaacttcgaatggactccgAAATGTCGGCATgctttgaaagatttgaaaaggtatttatcAAGCCCTCCATTATTATCTAAACCGGAGGAAGGCAAAAAGTTACTAATTTACTTGgcggtctcggaggtagcggtaagtgccgTTTTAGTCCATGAAGACGAAGGAATGCAATCTCCAAAGGAGATAGCCTATGACaacgggccacaatttatagCTGCAAAGCTCGCcaaattccttgaagacttgaaaatcaaaagaatcacataTTCGCCGTACCACCCGAGTGCAAACGGCCAAGTAGAATCGACAAATAAGTTGatcattcaaaatctcaaaaagagattggaaacAGCCAAATGCAAATGGCCTGAAGAGTTACCGGGAGTGCTATGGGCATACCGGACAACGACCAAATCAAGCATGGGAGAGACACCTTTCTCTCTTGTATACGAAGCAGAAGCTctaatcccggtggaagtggGAGAACCTACCCTGAGATACTTCCGGGTGGACGAAGAAGCAAACAACGAAGCATTGCTGGTTAGATTGGAGCTACTTgacgaacgcagggacttggcgtaTATAAGGATGGCGGCCCAGAAACAAAGAAcgaaaagatactataatcgaagagccaatctccgTTATTTTAAAGTGGGAGatttggttttaaggaaagtgaCTCAAAACACCCAAGTGCTCAACGTAAGGAAGCTGGGTCCgacgtgggaaggcccctatcGGGTTTCAGCTGTCATCGGGAAAGGATCATATGAACTGAAAAATCACGATGGAGTAAAATTGTCGAGCTACTGA